ACATTTATTAAGAGGAACCAATGGGCAAAGAAATTTAGAAGTGAGCGATATTTTATTTGATGCTGGTTTTGAATCAAAAGAAGAAGCAGAGCAATATGGGGTCCGGCCGGGAGACACATTAGTTCCACTTGTTGAAACGATAAAAACAGCAAATGATAAAAATATTATTAGTAAAGCTTTGGATAACCGCTATGGATGTACTATCGTGTTAGAAGCGCTTGAAGCCTTGCAAAATGAATCACTCGCTCATACATTGATTGCTGGAGCAAATGTACAAGAAGAAGTTGGATTACGTGGTTCAAAACCATCTGTACATAAATTTAAACCAGATCTTTTCTTTGCTGTAGATTGCTCAGCAGCAGATGATAGTCAAACTAAAGAAGGAACATTCGGACATTTAGGAGAAGGCACTTTACTTCGTATCTATGATCCAGGCTTGATTTTATTACCTAGACTACGAGAATATTTATTAGACATTGCAGAGACAAATAAAATTCCTTATCAATATTTTGTTTCAAAAGGTGGAACAGATGCAAGTGCCGCACATATAACAAATAATGGAATCCCTAGTACGGTTATTGGCGTTTGTGGTAGATATATTCATACACATCAAACGATGTTTAGTATTAAAGATTTTGAAGCAGCAAAAGAAATGTTGATTCAAGTCTTAAAAGGATTGGATTGTTCAACGGTAGATACAATTGTCTATGGAAGGTAGGTTTTAGTCAATGATTTATCCAAATTCATTAGAAGAAATAACAAATTACGAGAACTCTGGGAGGGTTGTTTTCTTTTTCACTGCAACTTGGTGCGGTGACTGTCAATTCATTAAACCGTTTATGCCGGAAATTGAGTCTGAATTTGCCGATTACCAGTTTGTTGAAATTGATCGAGATAAATTTATTGATACAGCTATTAAATGGGATATTTTTGG
The genomic region above belongs to Melissococcus plutonius ATCC 35311 and contains:
- a CDS encoding thioredoxin family protein, translating into MIYPNSLEEITNYENSGRVVFFFTATWCGDCQFIKPFMPEIESEFADYQFVEIDRDKFIDTAIKWDIFGIPSFIVIQDGKEVGRLVNKNRKTKEDIAKFLKSIG
- the pepA gene encoding glutamyl aminopeptidase, whose protein sequence is MEEKTFQRIKELTELQGTSGFEDDIRQYMKRQLTPLVDDIQYDGLGGIFGIKQSKEKDAPRVMVAAHMDEVGFMLTEIKENGLFRVVPLGGWNPYVVSAQRFSLKTKQGVYPCISSSVPPHLLRGTNGQRNLEVSDILFDAGFESKEEAEQYGVRPGDTLVPLVETIKTANDKNIISKALDNRYGCTIVLEALEALQNESLAHTLIAGANVQEEVGLRGSKPSVHKFKPDLFFAVDCSAADDSQTKEGTFGHLGEGTLLRIYDPGLILLPRLREYLLDIAETNKIPYQYFVSKGGTDASAAHITNNGIPSTVIGVCGRYIHTHQTMFSIKDFEAAKEMLIQVLKGLDCSTVDTIVYGR